Proteins encoded together in one uncultured Desulfosarcina sp. window:
- a CDS encoding sialate O-acetylesterase, translated as MNGNTDNTVRLGFPVPEASLLLDKEYYRAVEGWFQDALPMGRPMQRVNHWLDYHLFNTTSTKAVHIGTHGWLYPAKTVPGGDESADPDAAGRRLFLDLHAVEKIFAAAGRRFVFAAVPAKAAIYPEYLGTGNPQDAHSIYRTLIASQDRHPLFGFVDLETPLKKAKLSGADVYNKRSTLWTCAGAAAAAERILEAQKLSRPEAAARPSPACPPPDTILYRQILGDTPQEVRPTVSSHVSGPHAVQGPKAIIYGDAYLNQLMPFLTHAFKGMEVFDSSLETTFGGRMITTDGDIVFLESGGDHLRRLHLDLESLFAAAKDRFQGVVKRDIALETATPVSRCALDVTDSGLEIRSSGPEGFFALPALSGSTGSVFRMLKLTFSPGHPGSVSIRIHPSAGGAIRKTPGHGNRDLIVPLPFADRIAIQINPSEHPGVFTLESAQLLSFYGTAPAAFHAASRQSDAAGDIYSGITILPTEAPPEKTKVFSDTHAEGITAHPTDALPEISLTDITEGRIFQRQGKSADIAVTGTYSGVTGPVEARVISADDGAVMVPWTVVDDSPENGLFTGILHHVPQGGWYRLQVRSGLTPWTVEKGRNRWGVGMLVACIGQSNMREWFFTGNEHHPAGTLMLHRGGEWIPPGRTGDGALALGNRLTAVLKIPIGLLDYSVNGTGLTAKADWGKGFWLDTGPDSIYRSLIDGVNAAGGSVETVLWMQGEADAARGTVSREDYRQALERFVNDQIRADIRNGSSRSHLPFLMIPLVKRPTGGDRSCQWIRDAQMDALETIAECHLAAMSIDLENRGRQHLAPASYTTLGIRTAQTILYLLGKVSYHRGPFFRTVTRPSTRSIDIEIEHRGGTDFTPWTEITGFEVQVDGQPQPIASVSRKNGHIIRIELEEPVAEAIQVRYQHGAHPDTANPVRDNTDLRLPLEPFSIANP; from the coding sequence ATGAACGGCAATACCGACAACACGGTTCGCCTCGGATTTCCCGTGCCGGAAGCGTCCCTGCTATTGGACAAAGAATATTACCGGGCGGTTGAAGGCTGGTTTCAGGACGCGTTGCCCATGGGCAGACCCATGCAACGGGTCAATCATTGGCTGGATTATCACCTGTTCAATACCACATCGACAAAAGCGGTGCACATCGGCACCCATGGCTGGCTGTACCCCGCGAAAACCGTTCCCGGCGGCGATGAATCGGCCGATCCCGATGCAGCCGGCCGGCGCCTTTTCCTGGATCTGCACGCCGTGGAAAAAATCTTTGCCGCTGCGGGGCGCCGGTTCGTATTTGCCGCGGTTCCTGCCAAGGCGGCCATCTATCCGGAATATCTCGGCACCGGCAACCCGCAGGACGCCCATTCGATCTACCGGACGCTGATCGCCTCCCAGGATCGCCATCCCCTTTTCGGGTTCGTCGATCTGGAGACGCCGCTGAAAAAGGCCAAGCTCAGTGGCGCCGATGTTTACAACAAACGGTCGACGCTGTGGACCTGTGCCGGCGCCGCCGCTGCGGCCGAACGGATTCTGGAGGCTCAGAAACTGTCCCGGCCAGAGGCTGCTGCACGCCCAAGCCCCGCCTGTCCGCCGCCGGACACCATCCTTTACCGGCAGATTCTGGGAGACACGCCCCAAGAGGTACGGCCCACCGTTTCCAGCCACGTTTCCGGCCCCCACGCCGTACAGGGACCGAAGGCGATCATTTATGGCGATGCGTATCTGAACCAGCTGATGCCGTTTCTCACCCACGCCTTCAAGGGTATGGAAGTCTTCGATTCATCGTTGGAAACCACTTTCGGCGGCAGGATGATCACCACGGACGGCGATATCGTTTTTCTGGAGAGCGGCGGGGATCATCTCCGGCGGCTGCACCTGGATCTGGAGTCCCTGTTTGCCGCGGCCAAAGATCGGTTTCAAGGCGTCGTCAAACGGGATATCGCCCTGGAAACGGCCACGCCGGTTTCCCGATGCGCCCTGGACGTCACCGACAGCGGCCTTGAGATCCGCTCGTCGGGTCCGGAAGGCTTTTTCGCCCTGCCGGCGCTTTCCGGTTCAACCGGCAGCGTTTTCAGAATGTTGAAGCTGACCTTTTCCCCGGGCCACCCGGGCAGCGTTTCCATCCGCATCCATCCGAGCGCAGGGGGTGCGATCCGCAAAACGCCCGGCCATGGCAACCGGGACCTTATCGTGCCCCTGCCTTTCGCCGATCGAATCGCCATACAAATCAACCCCAGCGAACATCCGGGCGTCTTTACCCTGGAAAGCGCCCAACTGCTCAGTTTTTACGGTACCGCGCCGGCTGCATTTCATGCCGCTTCCCGGCAATCGGATGCGGCGGGCGACATCTACAGCGGCATTACCATCCTTCCCACCGAGGCTCCGCCGGAAAAGACAAAAGTTTTTTCCGATACCCATGCCGAAGGCATAACAGCCCATCCCACGGACGCCCTGCCCGAAATCTCGCTGACCGACATTACCGAGGGCCGCATCTTTCAGCGGCAGGGCAAAAGCGCGGATATTGCCGTTACGGGAACTTACAGCGGTGTAACCGGCCCCGTGGAGGCCCGGGTGATCTCCGCGGATGACGGGGCGGTCATGGTGCCTTGGACCGTGGTGGACGATTCGCCTGAAAACGGGCTCTTCACCGGCATTTTACACCATGTCCCCCAGGGGGGCTGGTACCGCCTGCAGGTGCGCAGCGGCCTTACCCCCTGGACCGTTGAAAAAGGCCGCAACCGTTGGGGCGTGGGTATGCTGGTGGCCTGCATCGGCCAGTCCAACATGCGCGAGTGGTTTTTCACCGGAAACGAACATCACCCTGCGGGCACGCTCATGCTGCACCGCGGTGGTGAGTGGATACCGCCTGGCAGGACCGGCGATGGCGCATTGGCGCTGGGCAACCGCCTGACCGCGGTCCTGAAAATTCCCATCGGGCTGCTGGATTATTCGGTCAATGGAACCGGCCTGACGGCCAAGGCCGATTGGGGAAAGGGCTTCTGGCTCGATACCGGTCCGGACAGCATCTACCGGAGTCTGATCGACGGCGTCAACGCCGCCGGCGGATCGGTTGAAACCGTGCTCTGGATGCAGGGCGAGGCCGATGCAGCCCGGGGAACCGTATCCCGGGAGGATTACCGGCAGGCCCTGGAACGCTTCGTCAACGACCAGATCCGGGCGGACATCCGCAACGGATCTTCCCGTTCCCATCTGCCCTTTTTGATGATTCCCCTGGTCAAGCGTCCCACGGGAGGGGACCGGTCCTGCCAATGGATTCGCGATGCCCAGATGGATGCCCTTGAAACAATTGCCGAGTGCCACCTGGCAGCCATGAGCATAGATCTGGAAAACCGCGGCCGCCAGCACCTGGCGCCGGCATCCTACACCACCCTGGGTATCCGTACGGCCCAGACCATCCTTTATCTGCTGGGCAAGGTCTCCTATCACCGCGGTCCGTTTTTCCGTACTGTCACCCGGCCGTCGACCCGATCCATCGACATTGAAATCGAACACCGGGGCGGTACCGATTTCACGCCCTGGACGGAAATCACCGGTTTCGAGGTGCAGGTCGACGGGCAGCCGCAGCCCATCGCTTCGGTCAGCCGCAAAAACGGCCATATCATCCGCATCGAATTGGAAGAACCGGTTGCGGAGGCAATCCAAGTGCGCTACCAGCATGGCGCGCATCCCGACACCGCCAATCCGGTACGCGACAATACCGACCTGCGCCTGCCGCTGGAGCCGTTTTCGATAGCCAATCCATAG
- a CDS encoding HNH endonuclease signature motif containing protein, which translates to MTLSKLEIQQMLREMNVKFAADETYEDLKQRLQKENRSLWLKSVSTNRAEGGSAKNVVVRKRRKETAPGKSLSDAPTEPANLGTEQKPTSRSDAARFRRRQPEAPRHIIEKPAPGKPWKETADGTQPFNRKKKVFETVLRRSRMCCENCGKNCDAASGQPDLQPFHITPLDADGEHSIKNVVALCPDCLATLQNEPDPKTIKELKRKTRIKIYDSLEVVRKKKVRGRRRFSGRLR; encoded by the coding sequence ATGACACTGAGCAAACTGGAAATTCAGCAGATGCTGCGCGAAATGAACGTCAAGTTCGCCGCAGATGAAACCTACGAAGATCTCAAACAGCGTCTGCAGAAAGAAAACCGGAGTTTGTGGCTCAAATCAGTCTCCACAAACCGTGCGGAAGGCGGCAGCGCCAAAAACGTTGTTGTCCGCAAACGCAGAAAAGAAACCGCTCCCGGAAAGTCCCTATCCGACGCTCCAACGGAACCTGCCAACCTCGGGACGGAACAAAAACCCACATCCCGTTCCGATGCCGCCCGTTTTCGCAGGCGCCAGCCGGAAGCCCCCCGGCACATCATCGAAAAACCGGCTCCCGGGAAACCGTGGAAGGAGACCGCCGACGGAACCCAGCCGTTCAACCGCAAGAAAAAGGTGTTTGAAACCGTCCTGCGCCGATCCCGCATGTGCTGCGAAAACTGCGGCAAGAATTGCGATGCGGCATCCGGCCAACCGGACCTGCAGCCCTTCCACATCACTCCCCTGGACGCCGATGGCGAACATTCCATCAAAAACGTTGTGGCACTTTGCCCCGACTGCCTGGCGACCCTGCAGAACGAGCCGGATCCCAAAACGATCAAGGAGTTGAAACGCAAGACCCGCATCAAGATCTACGATTCCCTGGAAGTCGTTCGGAAAAAGAAGGTGCGTGGCCGGCGGCGGTTTTCAGGGCGTTTGCGGTAG
- a CDS encoding GGDEF domain-containing protein yields MTAVDKDFGNIKLPSPPAIAVRIIEAVKKEETSFDELSRIIMADPALTSKVLRAANSPMYAIPSKIDTIQRALTVLGFNALKNIALSFVIANELNADSDDSFDFDYFWKRSVTAAVSADLIASLIGKKSDDIFVTGLLQDIGVVILYLSDPQEYLKVLEEKKRSKSNAIDLEKKIFGFDHQEIGMEVLRYWGLPDSICEPVGSHHGKSIDGSGDGTAEEILNLSDKLSSLYHGDQRQKKLSQVKSAFRTLYGIDSSEITELVDQVASHSVEIISFFDIDPGDMQPLSEILYEAKEELGKVNLSYEQLVRELEYAKAELKKANQRLSEMAFRDGLTGLYNHRYFQEQLEKEVNRAMRYQRDLSLIIFDLDHFKKVNDTHGHLVGDMVLKKVAEIALLTVRESDMVARYGGEEFAIILPETEMKGVVTLAERIRKQIASMQIAVDSKYVSVTASFGVTLWENGMTNTNKENMICSADNALYQSKKKGRNTTSFKGLCVLDGVA; encoded by the coding sequence ATGACGGCTGTGGACAAGGACTTCGGTAATATCAAGCTGCCATCGCCTCCGGCGATCGCCGTCCGCATCATCGAGGCGGTAAAAAAAGAAGAAACGTCCTTCGATGAGCTGTCAAGGATCATCATGGCGGATCCTGCGCTGACTTCCAAAGTATTGAGAGCAGCCAACTCCCCCATGTACGCCATTCCTTCGAAGATCGATACCATTCAGCGGGCGCTGACCGTTCTTGGTTTCAATGCGTTGAAAAATATCGCGCTTTCCTTTGTCATTGCCAATGAGCTGAATGCCGATTCAGACGATTCCTTCGATTTCGATTACTTCTGGAAGAGATCCGTGACAGCAGCGGTCAGTGCCGATTTGATCGCATCCCTGATCGGGAAGAAGAGCGACGACATTTTTGTCACGGGATTGCTTCAGGATATCGGGGTTGTCATCTTGTATCTAAGCGACCCGCAAGAATATCTTAAAGTCCTGGAGGAAAAAAAGCGTTCAAAATCGAACGCGATAGACCTTGAAAAAAAGATCTTCGGGTTCGATCACCAGGAAATCGGTATGGAGGTGCTTCGCTATTGGGGCCTTCCGGATAGCATTTGCGAACCGGTCGGCAGCCACCACGGCAAAAGCATCGATGGCAGTGGGGATGGCACGGCCGAGGAAATCCTCAACCTGTCGGACAAGCTTTCATCGCTTTACCACGGGGACCAAAGACAGAAAAAATTGAGTCAGGTGAAGTCCGCTTTCAGAACCCTTTATGGCATCGATTCGTCCGAAATCACTGAGCTGGTTGATCAGGTTGCCTCCCATAGCGTTGAAATCATATCGTTTTTCGATATCGATCCCGGAGACATGCAACCGCTTTCCGAGATTCTTTATGAGGCCAAAGAAGAACTTGGAAAAGTAAATTTATCCTACGAACAGTTGGTGCGGGAGTTGGAGTACGCCAAGGCAGAACTGAAAAAGGCGAATCAAAGGCTCAGCGAGATGGCCTTCCGCGATGGATTGACGGGGCTTTACAATCACCGTTACTTCCAGGAACAACTGGAAAAGGAAGTCAACCGGGCCATGCGTTACCAGCGTGATCTTTCGCTGATCATTTTCGATTTGGATCATTTCAAAAAAGTCAACGATACACATGGACATCTGGTCGGTGACATGGTTCTCAAAAAGGTGGCGGAAATCGCACTTCTCACCGTAAGGGAATCCGATATGGTCGCACGTTACGGTGGTGAGGAGTTCGCCATTATCCTGCCCGAGACGGAAATGAAAGGCGTTGTTACGCTTGCCGAGCGGATTCGTAAGCAGATCGCTTCCATGCAAATCGCGGTAGACAGTAAATATGTTAGCGTTACAGCGAGTTTCGGGGTAACCCTTTGGGAAAATGGGATGACGAACACCAACAAGGAAAACATGATCTGCTCTGCCGACAACGCATTGTACCAGTCAAAAAAGAAGGGTCGCAATACGACGAGTTTTAAGGGTCTGTGTGTATTGGACGGGGTCGCCTGA
- a CDS encoding class I SAM-dependent methyltransferase: protein MALQIAGLRANETHLPENERVFEDPYAEYFFPEEVRKMVRNIDWVKSERAKYEAIMPGVNGALVARIRYIDERVSDAVQSGFGQMVIIGAGYDTRAYRIRGLSEKLRVFEVDHPVTQQVKTEVIREIFGDLPAHVAYVPMVFGEDRLDEKLFEAGFDSMQKTLFIAEGLLMYIPPPAVDGLLAFIRKRSAAGSSLVADVFDTTIVDGTSPLKEARMLRKFVDSEGAALQFGIPNGTANAFFKQRGFNSVTKTTPEQCKENYFSAASQNRNVSPMFQFVYAVT, encoded by the coding sequence ATGGCGCTACAGATCGCAGGCCTGCGGGCCAACGAGACGCATCTTCCGGAAAACGAGAGGGTGTTTGAAGATCCCTATGCAGAGTACTTTTTCCCGGAAGAGGTCCGCAAGATGGTCAGAAATATCGACTGGGTAAAATCCGAGAGGGCCAAATACGAGGCAATCATGCCCGGCGTCAACGGTGCCCTCGTCGCGCGCATCCGATATATTGACGAGAGGGTTTCCGATGCCGTTCAGTCAGGATTCGGACAGATGGTCATTATTGGCGCCGGTTATGACACCCGTGCCTATCGTATTCGAGGCCTGAGCGAGAAATTGAGGGTATTCGAAGTCGACCATCCCGTTACCCAGCAGGTGAAAACGGAAGTTATCCGGGAGATTTTCGGAGACCTGCCGGCCCATGTGGCCTATGTCCCGATGGTGTTCGGAGAAGATCGGCTTGATGAAAAACTGTTTGAGGCGGGTTTCGACAGCATGCAGAAAACCTTGTTCATCGCTGAAGGTTTGCTGATGTATATTCCGCCGCCAGCCGTTGACGGTCTGCTGGCGTTTATCCGGAAACGTTCGGCTGCCGGAAGTTCGCTGGTGGCGGACGTTTTCGACACAACCATCGTGGATGGCACCAGCCCATTGAAAGAGGCCCGGATGCTGCGCAAATTCGTGGATAGCGAAGGCGCTGCGCTACAGTTCGGCATCCCCAATGGAACTGCTAACGCCTTTTTTAAACAACGTGGATTCAATAGCGTTACAAAAACCACCCCCGAACAATGCAAGGAAAACTATTTTAGCGCCGCCAGCCAAAACCGTAACGTCTCGCCCATGTTCCAATTCGTATATGCAGTTACCTGA
- a CDS encoding MFS transporter has product MPVRTGRQPSYAAITVAICFVIQALGVGTYIAFGVFFNPLMEAFGWSRAAISGAASTAFFSMGVFGILVGRLNDRFGPRPILTVTALLMGLGCALMARLSTLWELYLYYGIIFGMGLSAIDVIALTTVARWFTHRRGFMTGIVKVGTGAGQFVIPLAASGLILIYGWRWSFVFIGGGVALVLVTIAQWIRRDPRAAGLTILPEDGNPAGASILPTSSLALGKSLKTVQFWTICLANLLLVFCLMIVMLHIVPHARDLGLAPIRAAGVLSTIGAVSMLGRFVGGMVIDRRGSKTVMTACFFLLLFGLIWLQFAHHPWMLYLFAVVYGLAHGGFFTAISPLVAEWFGIGSHGTLFGIVVFFGTAGGSFGPLIAGHLFDHCGSYQSTFRLITVMAMIAWGLLFSLKPVDKRARK; this is encoded by the coding sequence ATGCCGGTTCGAACCGGCAGGCAGCCGTCCTACGCCGCCATTACCGTGGCCATCTGTTTCGTTATCCAGGCGTTAGGCGTGGGCACCTATATCGCTTTCGGGGTCTTTTTCAATCCCCTGATGGAAGCCTTCGGCTGGTCCCGGGCTGCCATTTCCGGGGCTGCCTCGACAGCTTTTTTCAGCATGGGGGTGTTCGGCATCCTGGTCGGCCGCCTGAACGACCGATTCGGCCCGCGCCCCATCCTGACGGTCACGGCCCTGCTGATGGGTCTGGGATGCGCCCTGATGGCACGTCTTTCGACCCTCTGGGAGCTGTACCTGTATTACGGCATTATTTTCGGCATGGGGCTCAGTGCCATAGACGTCATTGCCCTGACCACCGTCGCCCGCTGGTTCACCCACCGCCGGGGATTCATGACCGGCATCGTCAAGGTGGGCACCGGCGCCGGACAGTTCGTGATCCCCCTGGCCGCAAGCGGTCTGATCCTTATCTATGGCTGGCGATGGAGTTTCGTATTCATTGGCGGAGGCGTTGCCCTGGTTCTGGTAACAATCGCCCAATGGATCCGCCGCGATCCCCGGGCCGCCGGTCTTACAATTCTACCTGAGGACGGCAACCCAGCTGGCGCTTCGATCTTGCCCACCTCCAGCCTTGCCTTGGGCAAATCCCTTAAAACCGTTCAATTCTGGACCATCTGCCTGGCCAATCTGTTGCTGGTCTTCTGTCTGATGATCGTCATGCTGCACATCGTGCCCCACGCCCGTGATCTGGGGCTTGCCCCGATTCGAGCTGCCGGCGTACTCTCCACCATCGGCGCGGTGAGCATGCTGGGCCGTTTTGTCGGCGGGATGGTCATCGATCGCAGGGGCAGTAAAACGGTGATGACGGCCTGTTTCTTTTTGCTGCTCTTCGGCCTCATTTGGTTGCAGTTCGCCCATCACCCCTGGATGCTCTACCTGTTTGCTGTTGTCTACGGACTGGCCCACGGCGGTTTCTTTACCGCCATTTCTCCCCTGGTGGCCGAATGGTTCGGCATCGGTTCCCATGGAACCCTGTTCGGCATCGTCGTTTTCTTCGGCACCGCAGGCGGGTCCTTCGGCCCCCTTATCGCCGGCCACCTTTTCGACCACTGCGGCAGCTACCAGTCCACATTCCGGTTGATTACCGTCATGGCGATGATTGCCTGGGGTCTGCTGTTCTCGTTGAAACCGGTCGATAAGCGGGCTCGGAAGTAA
- a CDS encoding 1-acyl-sn-glycerol-3-phosphate acyltransferase — MKDTGNLFTCWLPERTGFISMFILRRIFSGIGINEEIRTVVKNLPENAVVVYTSKNKSYFEFLCYYTRYMQAKLPYPQLGFDCSVRIWQTLSRLIRIIIAQMRFFMRHFSFRDPYRSGFIRNEIDKGTTCFLPLVEKRDFYRRFIKSKTDPIRHLIEIQQTLESPICIVPQLMFFSKKPVSTQPTLTDILFGSPQKPGILRRLATLFRKPGNIFIEVSDPVNLKQFISSPENRGRNSRYLALKLRRDLLSQINAHRRSITGPAIKMPEEIKQEILMGEELRQFIDAYAARRKLTRLQAHREAMGYVDEIAANYSPSFISIAHWIMRRFLSTLFESVTYSSEALAAVKKVSRHGPVIFMPAHKSHMDSILLSFTLYDNHMPCPHVFAGRNLAFWPMAPVFRRVGAFFVRRSFKGAVFYAKVFSAYIYQVLKEGYNIAVYIEGTRSRSGKLLQPQLGMLSILLHAYFEGACPDLTFVPVFIAYDRIPDEGAYLHEISGGKKSPENFRQMLKAKNILRNRYGRVHLNFGKPMALSDVLAEQELTGAVVSSKQQNVLCRTIGARVMHAIDAQTVVTPQSLVAGALLSGGRELVSREELNFRIDATMDLFCAQGACLSDNLANGHSTAVDNVLFHYQRRKFIQGVDAKANAQVRQDAFRVPENRRNALDYYKNISICNFIPPAFTALAILGKDAFQFSAADLHITYRQLQELFSEEFNADPDHPPAYIVRKTVKAFIDNAILVPHQTMPDTYNLSSEGFRKLVFFAGFVEPFLESYRSALVYFAKNRRGQHDKAKMLKKMLAIGNRMIRQGEIHLRESISKANYENAIAFFTKNKVRGSEDEEQVWHWNRVLTHYQNLISR, encoded by the coding sequence TTGAAAGACACCGGCAACTTGTTTACCTGCTGGCTGCCCGAGCGCACCGGCTTTATCTCCATGTTCATCCTGCGTCGAATTTTCTCGGGCATTGGCATCAATGAGGAAATCCGGACGGTCGTTAAAAACCTTCCCGAAAATGCCGTCGTCGTCTACACCTCCAAAAACAAGAGTTACTTCGAGTTTCTCTGCTATTACACCCGCTACATGCAGGCAAAACTGCCCTACCCGCAGTTGGGGTTCGACTGCAGCGTGCGCATCTGGCAGACCCTGTCGCGTCTGATACGGATCATCATTGCCCAGATGCGTTTTTTCATGCGCCACTTCTCCTTTCGGGACCCGTATCGCAGCGGATTCATCCGCAATGAAATCGACAAGGGCACCACCTGTTTCCTGCCACTGGTGGAAAAACGGGACTTCTACCGCCGCTTCATCAAATCCAAGACCGACCCGATCCGTCATCTCATCGAAATCCAGCAGACCCTGGAAAGTCCCATCTGCATCGTTCCGCAGCTCATGTTTTTCAGCAAGAAACCGGTATCCACCCAGCCCACCCTGACGGATATTCTTTTCGGATCGCCCCAGAAACCGGGCATCCTGCGCCGCCTGGCAACCTTGTTCAGGAAGCCGGGCAACATCTTTATCGAGGTATCCGATCCGGTCAACCTGAAGCAGTTCATCTCTTCGCCGGAAAACCGAGGGCGCAACAGCAGGTACCTGGCCTTAAAGCTGCGCCGCGACCTGCTCAGCCAGATCAATGCCCATCGCAGAAGCATTACCGGCCCGGCCATCAAGATGCCCGAGGAAATCAAGCAGGAAATTCTCATGGGCGAAGAGCTGCGGCAGTTTATCGATGCCTATGCCGCACGCCGGAAGCTGACCCGGCTGCAGGCCCACCGCGAGGCCATGGGATATGTGGATGAAATTGCGGCCAACTACAGCCCTTCTTTCATCAGCATCGCCCACTGGATCATGCGGCGCTTTTTAAGCACCCTTTTCGAGTCGGTGACCTACAGCAGCGAAGCCCTGGCGGCCGTCAAAAAGGTCTCCCGCCACGGTCCGGTCATCTTTATGCCGGCGCATAAAAGCCACATGGACTCGATTCTGCTCTCCTTCACCCTGTACGACAACCACATGCCCTGCCCCCATGTTTTTGCCGGCCGCAACCTGGCCTTCTGGCCCATGGCCCCGGTATTTCGCCGGGTGGGGGCCTTTTTCGTACGGCGCAGTTTCAAGGGCGCGGTGTTCTACGCCAAGGTTTTCTCGGCTTATATATACCAGGTGCTCAAGGAAGGGTACAACATCGCCGTGTACATCGAGGGCACGCGCAGCCGCAGCGGAAAACTGCTGCAGCCCCAGTTGGGCATGCTGTCCATCCTGCTGCATGCCTATTTCGAAGGCGCCTGCCCGGACCTGACCTTCGTTCCGGTTTTTATCGCCTACGACCGCATTCCCGACGAAGGCGCCTACCTGCATGAAATCAGCGGCGGCAAGAAATCTCCGGAGAACTTCCGCCAGATGCTCAAGGCCAAAAACATCCTGCGCAACCGCTACGGCAGGGTCCATCTGAATTTCGGCAAGCCCATGGCACTGAGCGACGTGCTGGCCGAGCAGGAACTGACCGGGGCGGTGGTCTCTTCCAAACAGCAAAATGTCCTGTGCCGAACCATCGGCGCCCGGGTGATGCACGCCATCGACGCTCAGACCGTGGTCACCCCTCAGTCCCTGGTGGCCGGCGCCCTGCTTTCCGGCGGCCGCGAGCTGGTTTCCCGGGAAGAGCTGAACTTTCGCATAGACGCGACCATGGACCTGTTTTGCGCCCAGGGGGCCTGTCTTTCGGACAACCTGGCCAACGGCCATTCCACCGCCGTGGACAACGTCCTCTTTCATTACCAGCGGCGCAAATTCATCCAGGGGGTGGATGCCAAAGCCAACGCTCAGGTTCGCCAGGACGCCTTCCGCGTCCCTGAAAATCGCCGCAACGCACTGGATTATTACAAAAACATCAGCATCTGCAATTTCATTCCGCCGGCGTTCACTGCCCTGGCCATTTTGGGAAAAGACGCCTTTCAGTTCTCGGCCGCCGACCTTCACATCACCTACCGGCAGTTGCAGGAACTGTTTTCCGAAGAGTTCAATGCCGACCCGGACCACCCACCGGCGTACATCGTGCGCAAAACGGTCAAAGCTTTCATCGACAACGCCATCCTGGTGCCCCATCAAACCATGCCGGACACCTACAATCTCTCTTCGGAAGGATTTCGCAAACTGGTTTTCTTCGCCGGGTTTGTGGAGCCATTCCTGGAATCCTACCGCTCGGCCCTGGTCTACTTTGCCAAAAACCGCCGCGGCCAGCACGACAAGGCCAAAATGCTAAAAAAAATGCTGGCCATCGGCAACCGCATGATCCGGCAGGGCGAGATCCATCTCCGGGAGTCCATTTCCAAGGCCAATTATGAAAACGCCATCGCGTTCTTCACGAAAAATAAGGTGAGAGGTTCCGAAGACGAAGAGCAGGTGTGGCACTGGAACCGGGTTTTGACGCATTATCAGAACCTGATTTCACGCTAA
- a CDS encoding helix-turn-helix domain-containing protein, producing MPPKFKFTKEEIIESAFTIVRCKGWDALSTRLLAAELGTSSRPIYSFFKSIKELEEEIVKRAVDILHAYMIQERTGNPWHDHGIGYVLFAMEERSLFRSITDETHITLFKKYGDAIWDALTESLATYPPFQGLTSDQIYQIQMHRWLFAHGLAFSASNPPPETWTPDNIVAVIQSGSQAIYTGLLDQFRSSTQTPSTERGRYAKKRSEKNGATDRRPAGQRDASSGKREGV from the coding sequence ATGCCGCCGAAATTCAAATTCACAAAAGAAGAGATCATCGAATCCGCCTTTACCATCGTCAGGTGTAAAGGGTGGGATGCGCTGTCGACGCGCTTGCTCGCTGCCGAACTCGGTACATCGTCGAGGCCGATTTACTCCTTTTTCAAATCCATTAAAGAGTTGGAAGAAGAGATTGTCAAAAGGGCTGTGGATATACTCCATGCTTACATGATCCAGGAAAGGACTGGTAATCCCTGGCACGACCATGGCATCGGCTATGTTCTTTTCGCCATGGAGGAAAGATCCCTGTTCAGAAGCATCACCGACGAAACGCACATCACCCTCTTCAAAAAATACGGCGATGCCATCTGGGACGCGCTGACCGAATCTCTTGCCACGTATCCCCCTTTTCAGGGGCTGACATCGGATCAGATTTACCAGATACAGATGCATCGCTGGCTGTTTGCCCACGGCCTCGCCTTTTCGGCCTCCAATCCACCGCCGGAAACGTGGACGCCAGACAATATTGTTGCGGTCATACAATCCGGTAGCCAGGCCATTTATACGGGATTGCTCGACCAGTTCCGATCCTCGACGCAAACCCCATCAACAGAAAGAGGTCGATATGCAAAAAAGAGATCCGAGAAAAATGGCGCTACAGATCGCAGGCCTGCGGGCCAACGAGACGCATCTTCCGGAAAACGAGAGGGTGTTTGA